The genomic stretch CTTGTACGACCATTTCACCTAGACCAAAAGAGGAGGTAACGAAAACAACATCTTCGAAACCAGATTCCGTATCAATACTGAACATTACGCCTGATGACGCTTTGTCAGAACGTACCATACGTTGTACGCCGGCTGATAAAGCAACGCCACGGTGATCGTAACCTTGGTGTACACGATAAGAAATAGCACGGTCGTTGAATAGTGATGCGAAAACGTGTTTGATTGCAACCATTACGGCGTCAATACCACGAACGTTTAGGAAAGTTTCTTGTTGACCAGCGAAAGAAGCATCTGGCATATCTTCTGCGGTTGCAGAGGAGCGTACTGCGAAGGAGACATCTGTATCAGGATTACCGTGTAGAGTTTGATAAGCTTCACGGATAGCTTGGTCTAGTTCAGGTTGGAAGGGGGTATCTATAATCCATTGTCTTATTTGGGCGCCAACCTTGGCTAATTCATTTACGTCATCTACATCGAGGGTATCTAACGTTGTGTGGATTTTTTCATTTATCCCCGACTGCTCTAGAAACTCATTATAAGCTTCGGCTGTCGTCGCAAATCCACCCGGAACTTGCACACCGGCATTTGCCAGGTTAGATATCATTTCCCCGAGTGATGCATTTTTACCACCCACTCTTGGGACATCATTCATGCCCAATTCTTGGTACCAGAGAACGTAGTCTTGCACGGAACTGTCTCCAAAAACAAATTTTAAATGTGAGAGAAAGGTGACTCTTTTAAAAAAGTCGTGAGCATTCTACACTGGTGGGACATCTGTCGTAAACCTATTGGCTCAAATTCGAAGTCAAAGTAACGTGAAAAAAATCTAATGAGAACTGCTTTTTATATTTCCGATGGCACCGCCATCACGTCAGAAGTGTTTGGACACGCAACACTTTCTTTGTTTCCAACTGAATTTAATCATCGCACGATCCCGTTTGTAGAAACGCCTGAAAAGGCATTAGAGATAAAACGAATCATTGATCAAACTGCCGCAAAGTCGGGTGAACGCCCATTAGTTTTTTTCACGTTTGTGAATCATAAACTTAGTGAAATCATTAGTTCTTCCGATGCGGTGTGTTATGACTTTTTAAGTGTATTTAGTGAACGTATCAAACATGAGCTGAAACTTGAGCCAGTGCCAAAGGTCCACCGTACTCATAGTATGCATGAAAAGAGCTACGATTATCGGATCGATGCGGTAAACTATGCCCTAGCCAATGACGACGGTGCAAATGTTAAAGATTATGAAAAAGCTGACATCATTTTAGTCGGTGTAAGTCGCGACGGGAAAACGCCAACTAGCTTATATCTTGCTCTACAATATGGTATTAAAGCTGCTAACTATCCAATGACGGAAGACGATTTGGAATCTGGTAGTTACCCAAGGTGCTTACTACCCTACAAGCATAAGCTTTTTGGTTTAACGATAAGTCCTGAACGGTTATCGGCTATTCGCGAAGAGAGAATGGCTAACTCTCGTTATGCATCCATACGTCAGTGTCGAATGGAAGTGATGGAAGTCGAACGATTATTTAAGAAAAACAAAACGCCCTTTCTAAATTCAACTTCGTTTTCTATAGAGGAAATTTCGGCAAAGATAATCTCAGAGGCAGGCTTAGAGAGACGTAAATATTAAAAAAGGAGCTTACACTCCTTTTTTATTAACTTGTTCTTGCGTCTTTAAGCAGATCAGCAACTAGGAATCCTAGTTCAAGTACCTGATCAGCATTTAGACGTGGGTCACACTGAGTTCTATAGCGCTGTGCTAGGTCTTCATCAGATAGACCGTATGCACCACCAACGCATTCGGTCACGTGCTGACCAGTCATTTCTAAATGAACGCCACCTGGATATGAGCCTTCCGCTTTATGGACAGCAAAAAACTGGCTAATTTCTTTTAATATATTATCGAAATTACGCGTTTTGTATCCGGTCGTCGCTTTCTCTGTATTACCGTGCATTGGATCTGATGACCAAATTACTTTGCGGCCTTCTTGTTGCACTTTACGGACAAGCGCTGGCAGTTTTTCTGGAAGTATATCAGCACCCATGCGGGTAATAAGCGTTAATCGACCAGGGATGTTTTCAGGGTTGAGCGCATCGATGAGTTCGATAAGCTCATCGGGTTTCATACCCGGGCCAACTTTCACGCCGATAGGGTTTTTAATGCCACGGAAAAACTCGATGTGAGCATGATCTAATTGACGCGTACGTTCGCCAATCCATACAAAGTGCGCAGAACAATCATACCAATCACCGCTTAGGTGGTCGCGTCGAGTGAGTGCTTCTTCGTAGCCTAGAAGTAAAGCTTCATGAGAAGTGTACAGTGACGTTTCTCTTAAGTTTGGCGCGTTGCTGCTTGAAATGCCGCACACTTCCATAAACTCAAGCGCTTCTTGAATTCGGTCCGCGACCTGTTGGAATTTATCCTTTAACGGGTTCGCTGCTACGAAACTCATATTCCATCGATGAACTTGATGTAAATCCGCAAGACCGCCTTGAGCAAATGCCCTGAGTAGGTTCAGTGTTGCAGCGCTATGATGATAGGCTTTCATTAAACGCTGTGGATCTGGAATACGCGCAGCCTCAGTAAAATCAAAACTGTTGATGATGTCGCCGCGGTAAGACGGTAATGCAATACCGTTAATTGTTTCGTAATCAGAAGAACGTGGCTTCGCGTATTGTCCGGCCATTCGAGCGATTTTTACGACAGGACATTTACCGCCATAAGTTAAAACAACCGCCATTTGGAGTATCGTTTTAAACGTATCGCGAATATTTGTTGCGCTGAAATCACCAAACGACTCAGCGCAGTCTCCGCCTTGAAGTAAAAAAGCCTTGCCTTCGCAAACATCGGCCAAACTTTTATAGAGGCTACGTGTTTCTTCAGCGAAAACAAGTGGCGGTGCTGCATTTAGTTCTTTTTCAACAGAGGCAAGTATTGACTTGTCTGGGTATTCAGGCTGCTGAACAATTGGACATTCTCTCCAACTGTTAGGATCCAATTTTTCATTAATTTTCCTCATTCCTAATGTGTATTAACACACATCGAAACTTAACGAATATATCGGTGACAAGCAAGGAAAATAAGGCCTACAAGCGAACACATCTTACATGCAAACGAGGTTTGTGTTGCCTTTGCAACAGTGAACATCAAGAAAAGAGGAGAACACATCATACTGTTTAATCAAAAGATGACGTCTCAGCAATATACACCTGTAAACGAAAAAAATTGACCAAAGAAAAGCGCAATGTATAATTCAGAAACCACCTTATTGTATGATGTGTTCTTATGGATAAATTTAAGCTTTCCGCGGCCTTTAATTATTTAAATGAATGTTTAACGTTACTATGCGAAGAAATGGACTCTGTAGAAATACTGAGCTGTAAATACTTCGAATTGCCAACGACCGAAAAAGGAATGGAAGAAGAGTTATCTGAACGAATCGATGTTTCTACCTATGTGGGTGAACAAGCACTAACAAAATGTTCTAGTGCATTTCGAGATTTGTTCTTAAAGGAAAACCAAAGTGGTAAGGTGATTAAACGCCACCCCGGATTGATTTGCATTAATGACCCTGAAAAAATTATTGAAAATAGACTTAGGCAAATTAATCAGGCTAAGCTCGATTTCAAAAAAATCGTACTTTCCATCAACAATAATGACGCCAGATTTGAACTTGTTCACTCCGCCATTCCAGGTTTAATCACCCTCGCCGCTTATCGACAAATACATTTTGAATCGGACGAACCAAAGTCAGTTCGCTTTACTTGGATGCAAAAGCACGCAACTAAAACGCTTACGAAGGAACAGGCATTAGCACTTTTAGAACGTTCCTCGAATTATTCGAATCCAAGAATGATAGACCAAGCATCTTGGCAAAAATTAGTGGAGTCCGAAAAAGCTAGAGTTCTTTCATTAAAATCTACTGATAAATTGAGAATACGACGACCAACACGAGTGACCCCAGAAGTGAATGTCCGTTTTACCAACACGCATCGATACCACGTTAGTGGAGCCTCTACCATTTTTTGTATTGAATCCAAGCGAAGAAATAAAACTCGGGGACTTAAACGACTTTGTTGCCTCAAAGCCAAACCCAAGAAAAAAGGAATATGATTTTCTTGTAGATAGGATTTATTTGGAAAAAACAGCAGATTAATTATGTTAAAAAGGCCACATTTGTGGCCTTAGTGCAATGAAGCTTTGAAACCTTATTAATCCTTTACTATTTCTTCTAATGTGTCTTCATCGATGACTTCAACGTCTGCGTTTTCCACCTTGAATTTCAATTCGCTTATGGTGTTTGTTAAGCGTTAAAATCTCCTCACAGAATTGTGCAGAAGGATGCATTTCATAGACGTAATCTATGATTTTCCCATTATCATCATCTTTAATATTCGAGATCTCGTATGATGAAATTGCGCCTTTTTCCATAAGATCTTTCATCGTGGTAGTCATGTCTCGACGAAGTGCTTTGAGCTTGTTTTCTGTAATTTCATCGTCATCACCAATAGTGCCATATTTTTCCATAATCGAAATGAGTCGGAAATGGTATGTTTTACCTGGTGCAGCATAACGCCATAGATGATACAAGCGAAGCATCATCCAACGAGAAAGACCACGTTTTAGTTCTTGTGCGCTGTTAAAGTAGTAACCTTTGTACTCGAGATTATCAATCATGTTGTGAACGAAAGCATTCAAACAAGCAACGCATTTGATATTGCCGCCCTGCCCCTTTTTCCCACTAAAATGAAGTGAAGACAAAAAGTTCATATTTGACTCATAAAACGAATCATCAATTTCCGGATTGCGAGTATCAACCGCTGTATATTTAAACGATAACTTTGAACCTTGTAGTGCTTCTAAAGATTCTTTGATTTGCGGATAAGGCATGGACTGACCAACTGCTTTGAGGCTCTTGAGCCAATTCATTCATCGAAAATATCACGGCATATTGAATACCGGACTTAAAATTGATTTTAACAATTTTACCCTTTGAAGCCAGACGAATGAGTGCTCGTTCTACTTTTTCTTCTCTATCCGATGGCCAAACCAAATACTCGACTTCGTCACCTTCTTTCTTACTGCTCACAACTGCGGGCGTAATCTTGATTTCGCCCTCATAAAGCACTCCATCTACCTTTTCAGATATACGTCTAGTGACGATGGTTTTCTTTGGTGCTTCTTCAAGTGGCAACTTTTTGTGACCTGAGCGGACAAATCTACCCCAAAGATCATAATGGTTAAAGGTATTCGAGTAAGCTCTAAGACTTTGTTTCGAATTTTCTAATGTCACTCTGACATCTTTGTTGTCAGTGAACAACGCCAGACTTTCATTATCAATAGCGCTTTCCACCCCGTGGATCTGCCCGCGAAGTGTATCAGGCAAATTTTCAACCGAGATGTTAACCTTACGGCTCATTGTTCCACTTCCTTAAAATATTTGACAGCTAATAACACCACAATCAGCGACAAAAGTTAATGTCTTAAGTTAGTAAAAAACTGATCCGAGCTAAACATATTTTCGAGATCACATTTTTACTAAGTGCAGCTGTTTTCGAGATCAATATTTTACTAAGTAATACGAGTAAGATCTAATTTTTACTAACTTAATGCGCTTATTGAAGTGCATTGCCACCTTTGAATCCCTCAAAATAAGGGGTTTACAAGCCCAGCTGTGGATAACTACGTGTTGAGCTGGTATGGATCGGATCTATACTTAGTGCAGATCCGATCTATATCTACTCTACGTTATCAATTTCAATGGTTCTGTGGATTAAACTTCTGTTTTAGTTAGTAAAATTTGGATCTCAACTTCCTATTTTGTGAGTAATTCTGTGTGTAAATTGTGCACATCTAGTCTCGCATAAATAGGGCTTAGTAATATTCCGATCTGTTTGTATGTAAAGATCTGATCTTTACTTGGTAATTTTACGATCCAACAATTATATACTAAATTCAATAAAAACAATAAGATAAATGCTATTTTCCGTTCTCTAGCCTTTAGTACCTTATATATTAACCATTCTTAAACTAACTTATTATTCTTAAAGTAAGGAAACAATCAAAACTTTTTGTAATGTCCATTAATTTATAGTTTTACAACAAAAGAGATGGACAATATAATAATAGACACTACATCGAGGATATTGTGTATGTCTATCAATAATAAAGCGCTGGCAACGTATCGCCTGTTAAAAGCCACGGCGGAAGTCGCCGAAAAGTCACTTGAAGGAAGAATTCAACATTATCGAGTCTCACTTAAAAACAGAAGATAAAGAGCTTAGAACATACACACAGAAAGCAGCTGCAGACCTACTGGGTTGTAACAACCGAACGTTAAAACGCAGACACGATCAAGGTGACTTTGATGCAATAGACATTAAGAAAGGTGCTAATGGTCATTATGCTTATACGTTAAGTAATATTTTCGAAATGGCTGAAGTTTTGGGTATAAAGCCAGATCACAGGCAACCTTCGGATAAATTGCAAGTGATTGTGATCAACTCTTTGAAAGGTGGCTGTGGTAAAACAACGAGTCTAGTAAATATTGCAGCAGCGCTGGCGACGACAAACATCAAACGTTATCGCATTGGCATTATTGACCTCGATCCTCAAGGTTCTTCGTCTAGTTTTTTCCCAAGCAGTGAGCCTGATCCGATCACCGTTGGCGATCTTATGCGTGATTGCATAGAACTTGATGACGGTGAAACATGGGAATCAGTAGTGAGTCAATCGTTTAGACCTACCCATATTCCAAACATTCGCGTATTACCCTCAGGAATGGATGACTTTTACTTTGAGCATGAAACCGCGACTTTGTTAAAGGAAAGCTCAGGTTATGCTCAAACTCGTCACTACCATAAGCTACTAGAGAAAGTTATTGAACCTATTGAACATGAGTTTGATCTGATCTTAATAGACACTGCTCCGTCATTAAACTTCATGTTTTACAATGCTTTAATGGCTTCAACGGCGATGCTTATTCCCGTTCATCCTGAAGCCGTTGATTTCGATGCAAACAATAAGTATTTAAAGCGATTAGGCGAGATCTACCATACCGTTGCTGCACTCGGCCATCAGGGTTGGGATTTCATGCAATTCGTGGTGACCAATTATGTCAAAGGAAATCACTCTCAACGCGACATAGTAAAGGACGTGAGAAGCGCCTTTGGTCGTCAAGTCATGAGTTATCCGATTAATCATAGCGCTGCAATTACAGCAAGCTCGTCGTCGTTTAACACTATTTTTGACCAAAAAACGTCTGACAGTTTAGCGAGTCGCGAATCATTGATAAAATCACAAGAAAACATTAAAGACGTCGTCGATGAATTAGAAATGTTGATCCGTGCAAACTGGGGTTCAACACAATCTCAACTAGATGAAACGGCGTAAAGGAAGTAGCACGTGGTTAAAAAAAGAAAAAATGACACTAGTATCGATCCTTTTGCGTCTCCTGTTGAAGCGGGTTCGTTAGACGCGTTATTAGAAAAAGTGAATGTTGGCGATGTTATCACGATGCCCTCACCGAGTGACTCAAGCCGTGTCATTCGTTTAAAGTGTGTTGTTATCCCGCATGATCTAATCGAAGCATCAACGACGGTTTATGGCAAAAATAGACGTGTTCAAGCACTTTTGAACGAAAAAGCGGTCTCAGATATTCTTCCTGCAATCAAAGCGGATGGACGTAACTTACACCCAGCTCTTTGTTGGATTAAAGAAGATCAGTGCCTTGTACTTGCAGGGACTCGTCGAAGAAAAGCCTGCCTCATGGCAGGTGCTGATTATGTTGTATTACAGTCGACGGATTTTACTGAAGCGGATGCCGAAGCCTTGGCAGTCTCATCAGATCAATATATCGCACCTAGTTTGTGGGAATTGGGCCAAGCTTATTGCGCTACGCGAGATGCATTAATCGAACAAGGTAAAAAGGGTTCATACCGCGAAATAGCAGCGATTGAAGGTGTATCTCATACTGCTGTCGCTGATTCAATTAAAGCGTATGAAGCCATTCCACAACAAGTATTGGAACTGTATCCAACGGCAAACCACTTAGGTCGAGAAGCTGCTAAAAAGCTCATTGCGGCAATCCAAGAAGACAAAGAAATGTTTGACTTGCTCGTTAATGAAGTAAAAAGCCAATCTTTCTTTAATGAAGACTTGTCTGATGACAAGAAAGCTGTGCTTATTACCAAATATTTGACGACGTTTGATGAAAAAGCAACACGTACAGAGATGTTAGTGAGTAGTGATTTTGTTAAATTACAGCGCAACTTAAAAAGTGGCGATGTTACAATCAAGATAGATAATCGGGTAATGACCGACAAACGCTTGGAACAATTGCAACGTTTGTTAGCTGGTTACAATTAATTTAAGGGGAACTCGTAATGAGTCCTTTTCATGTCCAACCAGTATGAAAAGCCCAGAAAATGCGATAATTTCCCTTTAGCTCAACTCAACAAAGTCATATACTGGCTGGATATTTCATTCGTTACCTCGGGTCAATGTCATCTCAGCTGTCTAAAGAGCAATTATTCGCGTTATTTGCTGAAATTAAGGAAGAACAGGCACAGCAGTTTCCGCTTTCTGAGCGGTTTTTAAAGCAGTTTTTTAATGCTGCACTGCTGACAAAAGCTAAAGAATATCTGAATGACGGTCAGATTAGCTTTCTAGAACATTCTAGTTCGTTTTCAACAATAGACGCCCAAATATTAGGGAACCATGGCAACACGTTCACTCAGCACATTCGTATTCGAATGGTGAAAGGTGAGCCTTCCGTGGAAGCGCAGTGTACTTGCTCTCGAAATTCAAAATGTCGCCACATCGCGGCAGTGTTACTAAAGCTGAAGATAGACAACTCGGGTGGTTTTGGGGAAGAGTTTCTAGTCAACGATTGGTTGAATGAACTCGAAACCATTAGCCTAAACAACACGATCATCGAAGATCAAGTCCTCCTCTTTATTCTTGAAGCTAAGGGCAAAGAGCTTGTTTTACAACCCAAAATGAGTCCTTATCGTCCGGATGGACATTATCCGCTAGGTAGAGCTCTGACTGAGCAACAGCTAAACAGTCAAGTCGTACCCAAAGGATTGCTTGAATCTGATTTCCGTTTGCTCAGTTGGGTTCGTTCACAAAATACACCAGGTAATCTTATTATCAGTGGTGAATGGGGTGTGCATGCCCTCATGCAAATGGCGAGAACAAAACGACTTTTCTTTTCAAGCTCGCGAAATCCCGTCACCGTGAGTCAGGCGAAAAAACTCGATTTAAACTGGCAAGCCTCGAAATCAGATTGGCAACTGGCTTTTACATTAGGTTCTGAACATGCGTGGCAATTGGTGCAAACTGAACCACCTATGTATTTGGACACTCAATTGTCCCAAATAGGCTATGTACAAACCGCGCTGTCTGGAAAACAGCTTGCCCACATGATGAATATGCCGGCGATACCTGACGCGCGCTTAGAGCAAGTTGTCTCGCGATTTCAAAGTATTTTAGGACCGCAAATCGTGCCTGCCCCTAAACATTTGAAAAAGTCTTCTTCGATTGTAAAAGCCACTGATCCTCTCGCTCCAACTTTGATGTTGGACGTAAGCGACGATGAACAGCTTGTGATGACGCTGTCTGTTGCAAAGGCAAAGCAAGTTTTGAAAGACGATTTACAGGCAAAACTCAGCAAATCGGCCGCGCAACTTAAGAGTTTTGGTTTAGTTTTAAGCGACCCCGAAAAGTGGTTGTTTACGCTACCGTTGACAGGGTATACCGCAAGCCATTGGTTTGAGTACGAAGTTAAGCCTCAACTCATCCAACTAGGCTGGAGCATTTTAGGCTCAGGGCCTGAATACAAAGTAAATACCCCTAAAG from Pseudoalteromonas xiamenensis encodes the following:
- a CDS encoding DNA replication terminus site-binding protein produces the protein MDSVEILSCKYFELPTTEKGMEEELSERIDVSTYVGEQALTKCSSAFRDLFLKENQSGKVIKRHPGLICINDPEKIIENRLRQINQAKLDFKKIVLSINNNDARFELVHSAIPGLITLAAYRQIHFESDEPKSVRFTWMQKHATKTLTKEQALALLERSSNYSNPRMIDQASWQKLVESEKARVLSLKSTDKLRIRRPTRVTPEVNVRFTNTHRYHVSGASTIFCIESKRRNKTRGLKRLCCLKAKPKKKGI
- the ppsR gene encoding posphoenolpyruvate synthetase regulatory kinase/phosphorylase PpsR; its protein translation is MRTAFYISDGTAITSEVFGHATLSLFPTEFNHRTIPFVETPEKALEIKRIIDQTAAKSGERPLVFFTFVNHKLSEIISSSDAVCYDFLSVFSERIKHELKLEPVPKVHRTHSMHEKSYDYRIDAVNYALANDDGANVKDYEKADIILVGVSRDGKTPTSLYLALQYGIKAANYPMTEDDLESGSYPRCLLPYKHKLFGLTISPERLSAIREERMANSRYASIRQCRMEVMEVERLFKKNKTPFLNSTSFSIEEISAKIISEAGLERRKY
- a CDS encoding transcriptional regulator, yielding MVKKRKNDTSIDPFASPVEAGSLDALLEKVNVGDVITMPSPSDSSRVIRLKCVVIPHDLIEASTTVYGKNRRVQALLNEKAVSDILPAIKADGRNLHPALCWIKEDQCLVLAGTRRRKACLMAGADYVVLQSTDFTEADAEALAVSSDQYIAPSLWELGQAYCATRDALIEQGKKGSYREIAAIEGVSHTAVADSIKAYEAIPQQVLELYPTANHLGREAAKKLIAAIQEDKEMFDLLVNEVKSQSFFNEDLSDDKKAVLITKYLTTFDEKATRTEMLVSSDFVKLQRNLKSGDVTIKIDNRVMTDKRLEQLQRLLAGYN
- a CDS encoding class II 3-deoxy-7-phosphoheptulonate synthase, encoding MRKINEKLDPNSWRECPIVQQPEYPDKSILASVEKELNAAPPLVFAEETRSLYKSLADVCEGKAFLLQGGDCAESFGDFSATNIRDTFKTILQMAVVLTYGGKCPVVKIARMAGQYAKPRSSDYETINGIALPSYRGDIINSFDFTEAARIPDPQRLMKAYHHSAATLNLLRAFAQGGLADLHQVHRWNMSFVAANPLKDKFQQVADRIQEALEFMEVCGISSSNAPNLRETSLYTSHEALLLGYEEALTRRDHLSGDWYDCSAHFVWIGERTRQLDHAHIEFFRGIKNPIGVKVGPGMKPDELIELIDALNPENIPGRLTLITRMGADILPEKLPALVRKVQQEGRKVIWSSDPMHGNTEKATTGYKTRNFDNILKEISQFFAVHKAEGSYPGGVHLEMTGQHVTECVGGAYGLSDEDLAQRYRTQCDPRLNADQVLELGFLVADLLKDARTS